Genomic window (Streptosporangium brasiliense):
CTTTCTCGCTTTTGCTGCGATGACGGTCCTCCTGTTCGGTACCTCGGCCGCCGAGGCGGACCGGTTCCCGGAAATCCTCGCGCCCCCGGTCGGTTCTTGGCCGGAAGGAGGACAGTTCGTCATCCTCCTGTGCACCGAAGGCAGCGGTTCGGATGCCTGTGGAGACAAGGAAACGACTCCGGCGCAGAGACGCGCGATCGATCAGGTCCTCCGGCGGCTGCCCCGGATCAAGGACCTCCACTACAAGAGCAAGAAGGAGGCGCTGGACGAGATGTTGGAGGACTCTCCTGACCTGATAGGAATAATAGATGAAAAGGATATGACGGATACGTTCAGCGGGAGGCTGCATCGGTGGAGTGACGCCCCTGCAGTCAATTCAGCCATCAAGGCACTGCCTGGAATCGCATTTTTTAAGGTTATACCCACTCCTTTCTGGGAGGACAAGGCTGATGTGAACATCGTCCTGTGCAGTAACACCAGCGAGGCGGAGCCCTGTAAAGGGCGGGGCAAGGCGACAGCCGGCGAGCGGGCGGCGATCGAGACTCTCCTGCGGAGCATGAAAGGCGTCAGGCGCATCTACTTTGCGGACCAGGCGCATAACATGTGGGTGTCCAAGAAGGTTGAAGCCTTGGTTTCGCGCGTGAGGAATCCTGGCCCCCAGAGCAGGGGTGACGATGCCAAGTCCAGGCCGTTGGATGGTTACTACGAGAACTACTACGTCAAACTTGACGACCCGGCGCTCATCCCCTCGATCATGGACAGGGTGGAGGGGATGCCCGGAACATGGGGAGGGGTCGAGGTATCTGTTCTGGACGGGTTAGGTATTTGGTCGTGATCGAGAAGTCAGCGCGGACAACCTAAGGCGGCTTCAGGTCCGCACATATCTGGATCTGCCTAGATCCTTCGTTGGGCCACCATCGTCTTCGAGCGGACCACCGTGTCGAAGCACTTGTTGACCT
Coding sequences:
- a CDS encoding permease-like cell division protein FtsX, translating into MFRVFLAFAAMTVLLFGTSAAEADRFPEILAPPVGSWPEGGQFVILLCTEGSGSDACGDKETTPAQRRAIDQVLRRLPRIKDLHYKSKKEALDEMLEDSPDLIGIIDEKDMTDTFSGRLHRWSDAPAVNSAIKALPGIAFFKVIPTPFWEDKADVNIVLCSNTSEAEPCKGRGKATAGERAAIETLLRSMKGVRRIYFADQAHNMWVSKKVEALVSRVRNPGPQSRGDDAKSRPLDGYYENYYVKLDDPALIPSIMDRVEGMPGTWGGVEVSVLDGLGIWS